Below is a window of Brassica napus cultivar Da-Ae chromosome A5, Da-Ae, whole genome shotgun sequence DNA.
aAGATACTTTACCTCCAAATCGTTGTTAGTAGTATTATTCACTGGTTTTGAAGACTTTCGAGATGAACCATTAGCATGAACGCTGATCTTAAGCTTCATTCTCTTTGTTTCACCCTCTAGCTCACCCAAAGCAGTTGCCTTTCCATTGATCCTACCATTACCTTCGTCTTCACGGCTAGTGTTCTTCCAGCTGGCAGGAGCGAGCACACCTTCAGTGGAGCGTTTGTTGATCTCTCTCCGAAGAGTACCATTGTTTCCTCTTTGGGATTCAGCTATAGAATCAGCCCTAGAGATACAGTGGCTAAGACTAAACTCTTTCCTTGTAGGGTTAGTATCAAAAGCGGGTATATCATCACTGGAGATCTTGCTCAAGTTATCTGAAGGAGTGGATCCCTCAAGGCGAGGACGACGACAAGTCAAGCTACGTTTCTTCCTCACCGTATTATTCATACCATCCAAATAAGCACCACCGTTAGGTTCCATTGTATAGAGGCATATACACTAACTAACTGAAGATCGGAGAAACCTCCACTGAGAAATAAAACATGTAATGCATTAGACAAAGCAAGCAAACAGATGGATCACAAAGGAGAAATCTTTGTTGAGAATTGAAATCAAACATCAGAATCCATGAACAATCAAAACGAATGATCAATGATAAGCGAGAACTAAGTACGATCTCTACAGAATCCACAGATCGGAAACCAATTCGAAACGATCGAATCAAGAACAAATGATAAGAACCCATCAAGCAATAACACGAAAGATACAAACTTTCAAACTTATATACGATCATCATCACAAGAAGGAATCGAAATCAAAAGAGGCAGCTGAAGAATACCTTAGATAGCTCAGAAAAGAAGGAGACGACAATCCGAGAGAagatagagaagaagaagatgatgatgatgatgagaatcGGAAACCCGTAAATATAATTTTGGGGATTTTTTGAATtgtggaagaagaaggagaagaagaattaGGGTTGGGGAAAGAGTCGGGAAAAAGATTTAAGACAACAAGTAGAGGAGACGAGTTGTAGTAAAGAGGTGAGAGACTTATTATCTccttcttctccatctctttttttttttaacactctcacaatcaaaaaaaaaaaaatcaaaagatccCTTTTTTTTATCGGGTTAGTTATATATACGGTCGGGTTTGGATTTTGATGCTCCCTTCCCCCTTTAGGACAGCATTTGACTCGGTGAGTGAGCCGTCTCAGAACATAACTCGAGTccctttgtttttttgttctctcaTCTCTTTCCTTTGTTTCCTTTCTGCTGCTAAAGCTTGTATTATGGAAGGAACTTATATATGGGCCTTTTATACTGAATTGTGTATATGGGCCTTTATAAATGCTTAGCTAAGGCCCATTATTTGCCCAATCATACAAACAAGTCGGCAAACCTGAGACTGTCCTTCTCAGTTTACATATCGCccggagaaaaaaaaacacaaatcccTAAATTAGATAAGTCATGTCTAACCGGAACTCTCAGCGGTTTCGCGGCGGAGACAACTCCGAAGACGCCGATGTAGACAACATCGATTTCATCGACAACGAAGAGGGGGAAGAACAAGCCGTTCATAACGGTGGCGGCGACGACGAAGACGAGATCGATCCACTAGACGCGTTCATGGAAGGAATCCACCAAGAGATGAAGTCTGCTCCGCCTCCCAAGCCAAAGGCGAAAGCAGAGAGGTACAAGGACGACGAAGACGACGACGATCACGTCGTGAGTTTCCTCAAGGCCAAGAAGGATCTGGGCCTCACGCTAGCTGCCGACGCGCTCAACGCGGGCTACAACTCCGACGAGGAAGTCTACGCTGCCGCCAAGGCGGTAGACGCGGGGATGCTCGAGTACGATTCCGATGATAATCCCATTGTTGTCGATAAAAGGAAGATCGAGCCTATTCAAGCTCTTGATCACAGCTCCATCGATTACGAACCTATTAACAAAGACTTCTACGAGGAGGTTGATTCAATATCCAGTAAGTCTAAACCGGTTTAAACCGGTTATAAACAATTTAAATCAATCTAATTAGTGTTAATCTCTTAAATCAAGCTATAATGTTAGTTCAAATCCACAGGAATGAGTGAGCAAGAAGCTTTGGATTATCGTCACAGTTTGGGGATTCGTGTATCCGGTTTCGATGTTCCTAGGCCAGTGAAGACCTTTGAGGATTGTGGCTTCTCCTCACAGATCATGAGTGCTATCAAGAAACAAGCTTATGAGAAACCCACAACCATCCAGTGTCAGGCTTTACCCGTTGTGTTATCCGGTAGAGATGTTATTGGTATAGCTAAAACTGGTTCAGGGAAGACTGCAGCTTTTGTTCTTCCTATGATTGTTCATATTATGGATCACCCTGAGCTTCGGAGGGAAGAAGGTCCTATTGGTGTCATATGTGCTCCAACTAGGGAACTTGCTCATCAGATATACTTGGAAGCTAAGAAGTTTTCGAAAGCGTATGGGTTGCGAGTCTCAGCTGTGTATGGTGGAATGGGGAAGCATGAGCAGTTTAGAGAGCTCAAGGCGGGATGCGAGATTGTTGTTGCTACTCCTGGGAGGTTGATAGATATGCTGAAGATGAAGGCTTTGACGATGATGAGAGCCTCTTATTTGGTTCTTGATGAGGCTGATCGGATGTTTGACCTTGGGTTTGAGCCGCAAGTGAGGTCTATCGTTGGTCAGATTCGTCCTGATCGCCAGACTTTGCTGTTCTCAGCTACTATGCCTTGGAAAGTTGAGAAGTTAGCTAGGGAGATCCTTTCAGATCCTATTAGAGTCACTGTTGGTGAAGCTGGGATGGCTAATGAGGATATCACACAAGTTGTTAATGTAATACCATCAGATGCTGATAAAATGCCTTGGCTACTTGAGAAGCTACCTGGAATGATTGATGAGGGTGACGTGTTAGTGTTCGCTTCTAAAAAAGCCACTGTTGATGAGATTGAAGCTCAGCTTACTCTGAATGCTTTTAAAGTTGCTGCCCTTCACGGTGATAAAGACCAGGCCTCACGAATGGAAACTTTGCAGAAGTTCAAATCTGGAGTTTACCATGTGCTGGTTGCGACCGATGTTGCTG
It encodes the following:
- the LOC106450422 gene encoding DEAD-box ATP-dependent RNA helicase 24-like encodes the protein MSNRNSQRFRGGDNSEDADVDNIDFIDNEEGEEQAVHNGGGDDEDEIDPLDAFMEGIHQEMKSAPPPKPKAKAERYKDDEDDDDHVVSFLKAKKDLGLTLAADALNAGYNSDEEVYAAAKAVDAGMLEYDSDDNPIVVDKRKIEPIQALDHSSIDYEPINKDFYEEVDSISRMSEQEALDYRHSLGIRVSGFDVPRPVKTFEDCGFSSQIMSAIKKQAYEKPTTIQCQALPVVLSGRDVIGIAKTGSGKTAAFVLPMIVHIMDHPELRREEGPIGVICAPTRELAHQIYLEAKKFSKAYGLRVSAVYGGMGKHEQFRELKAGCEIVVATPGRLIDMLKMKALTMMRASYLVLDEADRMFDLGFEPQVRSIVGQIRPDRQTLLFSATMPWKVEKLAREILSDPIRVTVGEAGMANEDITQVVNVIPSDADKMPWLLEKLPGMIDEGDVLVFASKKATVDEIEAQLTLNAFKVAALHGDKDQASRMETLQKFKSGVYHVLVATDVAARGLDIKSLKTVVNYDTAKDMDMHVHRIGRTGRAGDKDGVAYTLVTQREARFAGELINSLVAAGQNVPPELMDLAMKDGRFKSKRDGRKGGGKKGRGRGGGGGNRGVRGVDFGLGIGFNSESSGTPSQAAPSRKGVINSVRTGVMAQFKNSFVAATPSNPQSQGGYPNKRPSLMGFVSGGTIGGDMGRTQTQAPPVAASHNASLHNASQKNPQSSEERPRERKRRSGWDN